One genomic window of Desulfurococcus mucosus DSM 2162 includes the following:
- a CDS encoding M24 family metallopeptidase — MSTGSRLGKLLSLMEEKGLQDLILVSPENIEYYTGVEAVADAVMMLHVSRGGSISLYVPLLEYYRYRDSLPGSIEVKAVTKTLKPSDVKASEKDYPDIVKEIAGSSNRVGVDKSHPGSLTAVLQSLPAERIVDVSEDIWRHRMIKDEEEIAAVRRAVEITIKGIRVVQDNVADGVTEAELAGVFEERVRREGVGKYAFEPIIAFKPNNSYPHTLPGRRRLGKRDLILVDVGVKHGGRCSDLTRMITWGRPSPEERKSLEAVEEALWESIDHIYPGVKAGDVAETAVKVLEKHGLREKFIHGLGHGIGVVVHEPPYLRIGNSTVIEPGMVFTVEPGVYFNGAYGVRMEEDVLVTRKGARVLSGRLKPLLVA; from the coding sequence ATGAGTACGGGAAGCAGGTTGGGGAAACTGCTCAGCCTAATGGAGGAGAAAGGCCTCCAAGACCTGATACTAGTGTCACCCGAGAACATAGAGTACTATACTGGCGTTGAAGCAGTAGCCGATGCCGTCATGATGCTCCATGTGTCCCGGGGAGGAAGCATAAGCCTCTACGTGCCGCTTTTAGAATACTACAGGTACAGGGATTCACTGCCCGGTAGCATAGAGGTTAAGGCCGTCACTAAGACTTTGAAGCCGAGTGATGTAAAGGCCTCTGAGAAGGATTACCCAGATATAGTGAAGGAGATAGCTGGCTCAAGCAACCGGGTGGGCGTGGATAAATCGCACCCCGGCAGTCTTACAGCAGTCTTACAGAGCCTCCCCGCTGAGAGGATAGTGGATGTATCGGAGGATATATGGAGGCATAGAATGATAAAGGATGAGGAAGAGATAGCAGCCGTGAGGAGAGCAGTCGAGATAACCATCAAGGGTATAAGAGTTGTCCAGGATAACGTGGCAGATGGGGTCACCGAGGCTGAACTAGCCGGCGTCTTCGAGGAGAGGGTTCGCAGGGAGGGAGTCGGGAAGTATGCTTTTGAACCAATCATAGCTTTCAAACCCAATAACAGCTACCCCCACACTCTCCCAGGTCGCAGGAGGCTCGGCAAGAGGGATCTAATACTGGTTGACGTAGGTGTGAAACACGGGGGCCGGTGCAGCGACCTCACAAGGATGATCACGTGGGGGAGGCCGAGCCCCGAGGAGAGGAAGAGCTTGGAGGCCGTTGAAGAGGCGCTCTGGGAGTCAATAGACCACATATATCCAGGCGTCAAGGCCGGCGACGTGGCTGAGACAGCTGTTAAAGTGCTTGAGAAACACGGGTTACGTGAGAAATTCATACATGGGCTTGGACACGGCATAGGAGTAGTCGTCCATGAACCACCATACTTGAGGATTGGAAACTCCACCGTGATAGAGCCAGGCATGGTTTTCACTGTTGAACCCGGCGTATACTTCAACGGGGCGTATGGTGTTAGAATGGAGGAAGACGTACTGGTGACTAGGAAGGGGGCTAGAGTACTCTCAGGCCGTCTTAAGCCATTACTGGTTGCCTAG
- a CDS encoding DUF5603 domain-containing protein, which yields MSSSTGKVIIKLPKTSIPYKYVEPVLIEVDKLVNHEELVDARLRELMDKIRSENAVDMPIVVTPIPGTDKYLIVDGHHRWAAVKALGYRKIPCIIIDYFSQDVKLKTWLPGIIGDVKPVLEEAARRGLGVAECRYSVDTSGDIDAKLLEESSFIVLGRDLCRAISGGVEGQKIVSQVLNELNMKGLFTLVYYGELSEALEDLKSGWLHYLFIRKSLTKEDVMRYVRNGGVYAPKTTRHILPFYPAKTYTPLDALR from the coding sequence ATGAGTAGTAGCACCGGTAAGGTGATAATAAAGCTGCCTAAAACCAGTATACCATACAAGTATGTGGAGCCCGTCCTAATAGAAGTCGACAAACTGGTAAACCATGAAGAGCTTGTTGATGCGAGACTCAGGGAGCTCATGGATAAAATCCGTAGTGAGAACGCGGTCGACATGCCCATAGTGGTGACACCTATACCTGGCACCGATAAATACTTGATAGTCGACGGACACCACAGGTGGGCAGCTGTTAAAGCACTTGGTTACAGGAAGATACCGTGCATAATCATAGACTACTTCAGTCAGGATGTGAAGCTGAAGACCTGGCTGCCTGGCATAATAGGCGATGTGAAACCGGTCCTCGAGGAAGCCGCCAGGAGAGGGCTTGGGGTGGCGGAGTGCAGGTACAGTGTTGACACCAGCGGAGACATCGATGCGAAACTATTGGAGGAGTCATCCTTCATAGTGCTCGGGAGAGACCTGTGTAGAGCTATAAGTGGAGGCGTTGAAGGGCAGAAGATAGTGTCGCAAGTACTGAACGAGCTCAACATGAAGGGGCTTTTCACACTGGTATACTACGGGGAGCTTTCAGAGGCACTGGAGGACCTTAAGTCCGGCTGGCTTCACTACCTCTTCATACGTAAATCCCTCACGAAAGAAGACGTGATGAGATATGTGAGGAACGGAGGGGTCTACGCGCCGAAGACCACTAGGCATATACTACCCTTCTACCCTGCGAAAACCTATACTCCACTAGATGCACTCCGCTAG
- a CDS encoding protein kinase: MSFLTRYLRTHKYLNEASEIFSDPLNLAMLVRKVTIIEPEREAGCGEAFSLLVETSRRVLSERKSVVYSILRYDRKRKSLRLILAGDLVLALLGESPGVLVKGDEAYRLLLEASSAPGALCSIVVGEVNPDALPQQLKSILEDALRTRIVFPDAWVNRVIHGFKASSVLPGDEYSFRLDALDPAGMRYLITVPRWDQPNSGMLLLNAADALGFQLLAQESLRRPQLGEVDAETLKRLAFFTRYMAPCRGIIAEYGGMDEQKYLDTPPCIIEAYEGGVSLYERLKSGGLDANDSLLILHRFSGLAAVMGLLGYGLNTLRPSDIWLVEDKSEPTGHRFLLTGCSNVQRLDSPYRGLYRGLETIDPLTLVTGRLTWMSSMFTASSTALLVLLGKPVTPYLQLNLAILQTLHGVKAQLPGEPGLEEYVKNARGILEQLLKGEIDHREALRSLDKLVEEEFSRIIELLKNKIGAKTSEYLARTLSLNPDRRYGSPIEAFKALEEALLEDGYSGILALKT; encoded by the coding sequence GTGTCATTTTTGACAAGATACTTGAGGACGCATAAGTACTTGAACGAGGCCAGCGAGATATTCAGCGACCCCCTTAACCTCGCAATGCTCGTGAGGAAAGTCACCATTATAGAGCCTGAAAGAGAGGCTGGATGCGGGGAAGCCTTCTCGCTACTGGTTGAGACAAGTAGACGTGTCCTCTCCGAAAGGAAGAGCGTTGTTTACTCCATTCTAAGATATGATAGAAAGAGGAAGTCCCTGAGGCTCATACTCGCAGGCGACCTGGTTCTAGCACTCCTAGGGGAGTCGCCCGGGGTCCTCGTTAAGGGTGATGAAGCCTATAGGTTGCTTCTTGAGGCATCATCAGCCCCGGGAGCGTTATGCAGTATAGTTGTAGGTGAGGTGAACCCGGATGCCCTCCCACAACAGCTTAAATCCATCCTAGAGGACGCACTGAGAACGAGAATAGTGTTTCCAGATGCATGGGTTAACAGGGTGATCCATGGTTTCAAGGCATCTAGTGTGCTACCAGGGGATGAATATTCATTCAGGCTTGACGCACTGGACCCCGCAGGTATGCGTTACCTGATTACAGTGCCTAGATGGGATCAGCCGAACAGCGGAATGCTACTACTAAACGCTGCAGACGCCCTGGGCTTCCAGCTCCTAGCACAGGAGTCCCTTCGGAGGCCACAACTCGGGGAAGTTGACGCCGAGACATTGAAGAGGCTTGCATTCTTCACTAGATACATGGCCCCCTGTAGGGGCATCATAGCTGAATACGGTGGAATGGATGAGCAGAAATACCTCGATACTCCGCCATGCATCATCGAGGCCTACGAGGGTGGTGTAAGCCTCTATGAGAGGTTGAAGAGCGGCGGGCTCGATGCGAATGATTCCCTGCTTATCCTCCACAGGTTCTCAGGGCTAGCGGCAGTCATGGGTTTACTTGGCTACGGGTTGAACACGCTGAGACCCAGCGACATATGGCTCGTGGAGGACAAGAGCGAGCCCACGGGGCACAGGTTCCTGCTGACGGGCTGCAGCAATGTGCAAAGGCTTGACTCACCTTACAGGGGACTATACAGGGGGCTGGAGACCATTGACCCCTTAACCCTGGTGACCGGGCGACTCACATGGATGAGCAGCATGTTTACGGCGTCATCCACAGCGTTACTGGTGTTGCTGGGTAAGCCGGTCACACCATACCTACAGTTAAACCTGGCTATCCTGCAGACGCTCCACGGGGTGAAAGCACAGTTACCCGGGGAACCAGGCCTCGAAGAATATGTGAAGAATGCAAGAGGGATCCTCGAACAGTTGCTGAAAGGAGAGATTGATCACCGGGAAGCCCTCCGCAGCCTCGACAAACTGGTTGAAGAAGAGTTCAGCAGGATTATTGAGCTGTTGAAGAATAAGATTGGGGCGAAGACCTCAGAGTATTTAGCAAGGACGCTGAGCCTCAACCCGGATAGACGCTATGGCTCCCCTATTGAGGCCTTCAAAGCCCTGGAGGAGGCATTGCTGGAGGATGGGTATTCGGGAATACTTGCGTTGAAAACATAG
- a CDS encoding inositol monophosphatase family protein, whose amino-acid sequence MHVDSSIVDASRRILAGLKTLLREHYGDAYYGNVVGEGVSGDVTRRIDLLAEEYVVEEFSRAGFNTWVISEEKGVYKLRERAEYIVLLDPLDGSLNYASQIPFSSVSIAVYKASDPPPLLHEAIYGVVASIFSDIQVEYVNGKVLYNGRVFEQRAGKNTGFKVASIYFDSVEELSILRDMFMNHTGGFKLRVMGSAALEATLAALGLIDYFISLTGRLRNTDVALAVATAERLGGRVLVDPPLSNLRVDGVKILRRLAIGSSRDAFMEELRNRWFSGG is encoded by the coding sequence ATGCATGTAGACAGCAGCATAGTGGATGCCTCCAGGAGGATTCTTGCTGGGCTAAAAACGCTTCTACGTGAACACTATGGGGACGCATACTACGGCAACGTTGTAGGGGAAGGGGTCTCAGGCGATGTGACGAGACGCATAGATTTACTCGCGGAGGAATACGTTGTAGAAGAGTTCAGTAGAGCAGGCTTCAACACCTGGGTGATAAGCGAGGAGAAAGGAGTCTATAAGCTGAGGGAGCGCGCAGAGTACATAGTGTTGCTAGACCCCTTGGATGGAAGCCTTAATTACGCATCACAAATACCTTTCTCAAGCGTATCGATAGCAGTGTATAAGGCCAGTGATCCGCCTCCTCTACTTCACGAGGCCATATACGGCGTTGTTGCAAGCATCTTCAGCGATATACAGGTGGAGTACGTCAACGGTAAAGTACTGTATAATGGGAGAGTGTTCGAGCAACGTGCCGGGAAAAACACGGGATTCAAGGTGGCCTCAATATACTTCGACAGCGTTGAGGAGCTTTCGATTCTCCGCGATATGTTCATGAATCATACGGGTGGCTTCAAGCTGCGGGTAATGGGGTCGGCTGCACTAGAGGCAACGCTAGCTGCTCTAGGGCTAATAGACTACTTCATCTCGTTAACCGGGCGCTTGAGAAACACCGATGTAGCACTAGCTGTGGCAACTGCGGAAAGACTAGGAGGAAGGGTACTTGTGGATCCCCCCTTGAGCAATCTACGTGTCGACGGCGTGAAAATACTCAGGAGGCTGGCCATAGGTTCAAGCAGGGATGCCTTCATGGAGGAGCTGAGAAACAGGTGGTTTAGTGGAGGCTAG
- a CDS encoding glycosyltransferase encodes MTKRVKAVVGPFTTIVGGAELVKAEASRVLCNMGYSVVLAGLTHVELRHLPVDVSATGCMEFNYLLPWFPQALGLYQVHLASKAVEKAIRLHRPCLVFIDSEGSRVIDGLKERMGFKLVKYIHFPHSLYLATRNCSRTGSRVLSLYCRDALSYSRKYFSSMFWRTYWATYLKVLESTLPENPFQHADLVMVNSEYTRDLLRELYGVKARVVYPPVHIEDLLECGRKGFNERDNSIVMVGRISSEKRHDDVIKAVGMLDDKPVVRVIGALTRGNLGYLAYLRKLASKHNVRLEVYFNAPRRTLAETLCSSKALVHAAIGEHFGIAVVEAMAAGAPVIVNRESGSYRDILGGGYYGLGYSSIEELSESIYLILHDSSLWTKYHELSRHRSISYDSRVFDELFSKEIHGLGGGSTYVGEGS; translated from the coding sequence GTGACTAAGAGAGTTAAAGCTGTGGTTGGCCCCTTTACAACCATCGTAGGCGGTGCCGAGCTAGTTAAAGCAGAGGCATCTAGGGTTCTCTGCAACATGGGCTACAGCGTCGTGCTCGCCGGCCTCACCCATGTGGAACTACGGCACCTACCAGTCGACGTCTCAGCGACGGGTTGTATGGAGTTCAACTATTTACTGCCATGGTTTCCTCAAGCACTCGGCCTGTATCAGGTGCACCTGGCCAGCAAGGCTGTTGAGAAAGCGATACGGCTTCACAGGCCCTGCCTGGTCTTCATAGACAGCGAGGGTTCAAGAGTTATTGACGGTTTAAAGGAGAGAATGGGGTTCAAGCTGGTCAAGTATATTCACTTCCCGCACAGCCTCTATCTTGCAACACGTAACTGTAGTCGCACCGGGAGCAGGGTTCTCTCACTCTACTGTCGTGATGCATTATCCTACTCTAGGAAGTATTTCTCATCCATGTTTTGGAGAACGTATTGGGCGACGTACCTTAAGGTACTTGAATCAACATTACCGGAGAACCCTTTCCAGCACGCCGACCTCGTCATGGTTAACTCAGAGTACACGAGGGATCTCCTGAGGGAGCTCTACGGCGTGAAAGCACGGGTAGTGTACCCCCCTGTCCACATAGAGGATCTCCTCGAGTGCGGGAGGAAGGGCTTCAATGAGAGAGATAACAGTATAGTGATGGTTGGCAGGATAAGCAGCGAGAAAAGGCACGACGATGTTATCAAGGCGGTAGGCATGCTTGACGATAAACCCGTTGTCAGGGTCATCGGCGCATTAACCAGGGGGAACCTGGGCTACCTAGCATACCTGAGGAAGCTGGCTTCAAAACATAACGTAAGGCTCGAAGTATACTTCAACGCCCCTAGGAGAACACTCGCGGAGACCCTTTGCTCATCCAAAGCCCTCGTCCACGCCGCCATCGGGGAACACTTCGGGATCGCTGTGGTGGAGGCAATGGCTGCCGGAGCCCCAGTCATCGTTAACAGGGAGAGCGGCAGCTACAGGGACATCCTGGGAGGCGGCTACTACGGGCTTGGCTACTCCTCTATCGAGGAGCTCTCCGAGTCGATATATTTAATCCTCCACGACTCATCCCTGTGGACAAAGTACCATGAGCTCTCAAGGCACAGGAGCATCAGCTATGATTCCCGGGTGTTCGATGAATTGTTCTCCAAGGAAATACATGGTCTGGGAGGTGGATCCACGTATGTCGGCGAAGGATCGTGA
- a CDS encoding pyridoxal-phosphate-dependent aminotransferase family protein has protein sequence MSSYMDAVREVEKILWPRPMKLFTAGPVACFPEVLEAMRIQQLSHRSKEYQELHRDTVKRLADFLLARKATVLLIPSSGTGFMEASIRNAVTPKGKVLVTVIGEFGNRYREAVERNGRVPVVLEKPLGKPVLPEELDDALRKNRDVEAVTITYNETSTGVLNPLRELAKVVKEHGKLLFVDAVSAMGAADIRVDDWGIDIVFASSQKAFGVPPGLAMAAVSEEVFEKAKSIPERGLYFDLLEIREFLVKQWSTPTTPPIPQIAGLNVALRIVEKMGGRERWLGMYAERAERIRRGVQELGLKLFAEPGYYSPTITVVYNPPGVKGPVIYEELRKRGIEIAKGYGKVKDETFRIGHMGYITSEDIDALFRNLREVLISLGFKPAA, from the coding sequence TTGAGCAGTTACATGGATGCTGTGAGGGAGGTTGAAAAGATCCTGTGGCCTAGGCCAATGAAGCTCTTCACGGCTGGGCCCGTAGCCTGTTTCCCCGAGGTTCTCGAGGCGATGAGGATCCAGCAGTTGAGTCACAGAAGCAAGGAGTACCAGGAGCTTCATAGAGACACGGTGAAGAGGCTTGCTGACTTCCTTCTCGCCAGGAAGGCGACGGTACTCCTAATACCGTCTAGTGGGACAGGCTTCATGGAGGCGAGTATTAGAAACGCTGTCACCCCGAAGGGGAAAGTGCTGGTAACCGTGATAGGAGAGTTCGGCAACAGGTACAGGGAGGCGGTTGAACGGAATGGGAGGGTGCCGGTCGTACTGGAGAAGCCACTGGGGAAACCAGTCCTCCCAGAAGAGCTGGATGACGCGTTAAGGAAGAACAGGGATGTTGAAGCGGTCACCATAACGTACAATGAGACTAGTACAGGGGTCTTAAACCCGTTGAGGGAGCTGGCTAAGGTGGTTAAGGAGCACGGTAAGCTACTGTTCGTGGACGCTGTGTCAGCCATGGGTGCAGCCGACATAAGGGTAGATGACTGGGGAATAGACATTGTTTTCGCAAGCAGTCAGAAGGCTTTCGGCGTCCCACCAGGCCTAGCGATGGCTGCTGTGAGCGAAGAGGTGTTCGAGAAAGCCAAGAGTATCCCTGAGAGGGGCCTGTACTTCGACCTCCTAGAGATAAGGGAGTTCCTTGTAAAGCAGTGGTCGACGCCTACCACTCCACCGATCCCCCAGATAGCCGGGTTGAACGTGGCGTTGAGGATAGTTGAGAAAATGGGTGGAAGAGAGAGGTGGCTTGGAATGTATGCTGAAAGGGCTGAGAGGATCAGGAGGGGCGTCCAGGAGCTGGGGTTAAAGCTCTTCGCCGAGCCAGGCTATTACAGCCCCACTATAACCGTCGTGTATAACCCGCCCGGCGTGAAGGGTCCCGTAATATATGAGGAGCTGAGGAAGAGGGGGATAGAGATAGCAAAGGGGTATGGGAAAGTAAAGGATGAAACCTTCAGGATAGGGCACATGGGGTATATAACTAGTGAGGACATAGACGCGTTATTCAGGAACCTGAGGGAGGTACTGATATCACTGGGTTTCAAGCCCGCGGCATAA
- a CDS encoding D-2-hydroxyacid dehydrogenase: protein MSTPTGYRVLVASHIHEKALETLRANGFEVVVREEPGEDELASLIKGFHALIVRSKPLVSRRVIYSADSLRIIARAGVGLDNIDVEAARERGIEVINAPASSTMSVAELAVGLMISVARKIAFSDRRMRMGEWPKKHAVGVELHGKTLGIVGAGRIGSTVARICRFGFNMNIIYYDPYRNEQLEKEVGARYVDLDTLLRESDVVSIHVPLTPQTQHLINEEKLRLMKKTAILINTSRGQVVDTNALVKALKEGWIAGAGLDVFEEEPLPKGHPLLGLENVVLTPHIGASTVEAQERAGIEVAEKIVEYFKKHGARL from the coding sequence ATGAGTACTCCTACAGGGTACAGGGTGCTGGTTGCAAGCCACATACATGAGAAAGCACTGGAGACACTGAGGGCCAACGGGTTCGAGGTGGTTGTAAGGGAGGAGCCAGGCGAGGACGAGCTGGCTTCACTGATAAAGGGGTTCCATGCATTAATAGTACGTAGTAAGCCGCTGGTGTCTAGGAGAGTAATATACTCGGCTGACTCACTCAGGATCATAGCGAGGGCTGGCGTTGGACTGGACAACATAGATGTGGAGGCGGCTAGGGAGCGGGGGATAGAGGTAATCAATGCACCTGCTTCATCAACTATGAGTGTCGCTGAGCTAGCTGTCGGACTAATGATCTCGGTGGCGAGAAAGATAGCCTTCAGTGATAGGCGCATGAGGATGGGTGAATGGCCTAAAAAACACGCCGTGGGAGTTGAACTGCATGGAAAAACCCTGGGGATAGTGGGCGCTGGCAGAATAGGGTCAACCGTAGCAAGGATCTGCAGGTTCGGCTTCAACATGAACATCATTTACTACGACCCCTACAGGAACGAGCAGCTCGAAAAAGAGGTGGGGGCTAGATACGTGGACTTAGACACATTGCTAAGGGAATCCGATGTAGTCTCAATACATGTGCCGTTAACACCTCAGACACAGCACCTGATAAACGAGGAGAAGCTGAGACTCATGAAGAAGACGGCTATACTCATCAACACGTCTAGGGGGCAAGTAGTCGACACAAACGCGCTTGTCAAAGCACTCAAGGAGGGTTGGATCGCGGGCGCTGGGCTAGATGTGTTCGAGGAGGAGCCACTGCCAAAGGGTCATCCATTACTAGGGTTGGAGAACGTTGTGTTAACACCCCATATAGGTGCGAGCACGGTGGAGGCTCAGGAGCGGGCTGGGATAGAGGTAGCTGAGAAAATAGTGGAGTACTTTAAGAAGCATGGTGCACGCCTATGA